From the genome of Staphylococcus haemolyticus, one region includes:
- a CDS encoding ABC transporter permease has protein sequence MWPIIAIIFVILAFLLYDKANMIHQSEALLPPSLHHLLGTDHLGRDFFTRLFVGSMVTLGLTTLIIVGSVILGLILGLAAALIGRWLDALLMAFADMLIALPSIIIALVVLGFINNSIVGLCLALMIGWLGRYLRYFRNLARDVQTQPFVKFASLSGLTRTQTTVRHIIPHLMRNVTALITADFGKLMLSISGLAFIGLGVKPPLPELGAILYDGKSYFYSAPWLFFFPGILLGGFALICQILNRRFTQ, from the coding sequence ATATGGCCTATTATTGCAATCATATTCGTTATACTTGCTTTTCTGCTTTATGACAAAGCAAACATGATTCATCAATCGGAAGCACTTTTACCTCCAAGCCTTCATCATCTATTAGGCACTGACCATTTAGGACGTGACTTCTTCACTCGCCTATTTGTTGGTAGCATGGTTACACTTGGTTTAACGACGCTCATTATAGTTGGGAGCGTAATATTGGGACTAATATTAGGGCTAGCAGCTGCACTAATTGGTCGTTGGTTAGATGCACTATTGATGGCATTTGCTGATATGTTAATTGCTTTACCATCTATTATTATCGCACTTGTCGTATTAGGCTTTATTAATAACTCAATTGTAGGTTTATGTTTGGCCTTGATGATTGGGTGGTTAGGACGCTATTTACGTTATTTCAGAAATTTGGCTCGTGATGTACAAACGCAACCTTTCGTTAAATTTGCATCATTAAGTGGTTTAACAAGGACACAAACGACAGTACGTCATATTATTCCACATCTTATGCGTAACGTGACTGCACTCATTACTGCCGATTTTGGAAAATTAATGCTTAGTATTTCAGGATTAGCTTTTATTGGATTAGGAGTAAAACCACCATTGCCAGAATTAGGTGCCATACTCTACGACGGTAAGAGCTACTTTTACTCAGCACCTTGGTTATTCTTCTTTCCAGGAATATTGTTAGGAGGGTTCGCGCTCATATGTCAAATACTCAATCGTCGATTCACTCAATAA
- a CDS encoding ABC transporter permease, protein MTNIVKHFIRLLIYLIIISFVLFLLLENTTGNPAVQYLQEHGVAQITPERIKMAQEKLGLSQAMPVRYVQWLGNVFTGDLGTSFSNGEPVTERISQAIVPTIKLIFGSAIILFPISYVIGYLCGNHSRKKWSVVITRIAQVVTSLPEYWLAIIFIYYFGVKWHLFPFVGSNSWQYFVLPIVILVLVEGSHMLLLSSHLFESTLQGQPFQLAQLRQFKLKDCIYVQVKEILAPLMTIIINNFIHLFSRVIILEVIFSISGLGKLLINSINLRDYPVILGILMMIITFIMVLNFFGDVLLEKSDPRLRMSKKSGGRIAYED, encoded by the coding sequence ATGACTAACATTGTAAAACATTTCATCAGACTACTCATCTATTTAATCATCATTTCCTTTGTATTATTTCTTCTCTTAGAGAATACAACCGGTAACCCTGCCGTTCAATACTTACAAGAACATGGTGTTGCACAAATCACGCCTGAACGTATTAAAATGGCTCAAGAGAAACTTGGTTTAAGTCAGGCAATGCCAGTTCGATATGTCCAATGGTTAGGCAATGTCTTTACAGGCGACCTTGGTACGAGTTTTAGTAATGGTGAACCCGTAACTGAACGTATTTCCCAGGCAATTGTCCCAACCATTAAATTAATATTCGGTTCAGCTATCATACTGTTTCCTATAAGTTACGTAATTGGTTATTTATGTGGCAATCATTCACGAAAAAAGTGGTCAGTCGTAATAACTCGTATTGCCCAAGTAGTTACATCATTACCAGAATATTGGCTAGCAATTATTTTCATTTATTACTTTGGTGTGAAATGGCATCTATTCCCTTTCGTAGGAAGTAATAGTTGGCAATATTTTGTTCTTCCAATTGTCATACTCGTTCTTGTAGAAGGTAGTCATATGTTGCTGTTAAGCAGTCATCTTTTTGAAAGTACATTACAAGGCCAACCTTTCCAATTAGCTCAATTACGACAATTTAAATTAAAAGATTGTATCTATGTACAAGTAAAAGAAATTTTGGCACCACTCATGACAATCATCATTAATAATTTTATACATTTATTTAGCCGAGTGATTATCTTAGAAGTCATTTTTAGTATTTCTGGATTAGGTAAGTTATTAATCAATAGTATTAATTTACGTGACTACCCTGTTATTTTAGGCATTTTAATGATGATTATTACCTTCATAATGGTGCTCAATTTCTTCGGTGATGTTTTACTTGAGAAAAGTGATCCACGTCTAAGAATGTCAAAAAAGTCAGGAGGCCGAATAGCTTATGAAGATTAA
- a CDS encoding ABC transporter substrate-binding protein → MCAMLMLSGCAQHHNDNKEVKVSLPREFNTNQLDAQGFDAPMPVYNAIYQPLVTYGKNGKIEPGLATSWEASEDGKHYLFHLKKNVKFNDGSDFDASAVKFSIERAKATDTTDPMETLDKLKSITIKDKHTVEIELKSPSNQVLNELSQVRPLRIMSPHAVKGGNTTGKFEKAIGTGPFKVADSTNETVSFQPNTYYRNGHPLNYNLTFQSIEDSDSRHLAIESHSIDITGGSLGQMTPQQVKESHRNKALSVHTSPSTETQFMGFNPQHKILQDKTMREAISKAINTDDLSSDKKLKGLFQQNVQYVNAHNQPDHVYSPSTSKSLICSLGYKMNNDGYFEKDDHILSLKLALQTDEFPEWKTKAEIMQQDLKKVGIKLDINILDSQTYYETLTVRKDFDLIYYRTYTNALMPYNFLNARFKQDGSRPGVFANDTTLTSMIKQFPTMINMHDRQRAFNKLSSYIDQQYLIVPISYPNETFVTSPKIRQFEFSGQTDAPINYDKLKVSNND, encoded by the coding sequence ATGTGCGCGATGCTTATGTTAAGTGGCTGTGCTCAGCATCATAATGACAACAAAGAGGTTAAAGTCTCACTACCTCGTGAATTTAATACAAATCAACTAGATGCACAAGGCTTTGATGCGCCTATGCCTGTGTACAATGCTATCTATCAACCGCTTGTAACTTATGGTAAAAATGGCAAGATTGAACCAGGTCTTGCTACATCTTGGGAAGCTTCAGAAGACGGTAAACACTACCTATTTCATTTAAAGAAGAATGTAAAATTCAATGATGGGTCTGATTTTGATGCATCGGCTGTTAAATTCTCAATTGAACGTGCGAAGGCAACGGATACAACTGACCCTATGGAAACGTTAGATAAATTAAAATCAATCACAATAAAAGATAAACACACTGTTGAGATTGAGTTAAAATCACCGTCAAACCAAGTATTAAATGAATTATCTCAAGTTAGACCGCTTCGCATTATGAGTCCACACGCTGTTAAAGGTGGCAATACAACTGGTAAATTTGAAAAAGCAATTGGCACAGGTCCATTCAAAGTAGCAGATTCAACAAATGAAACTGTGAGTTTTCAACCTAATACATATTATCGCAATGGACATCCACTTAATTACAATCTAACTTTCCAATCTATAGAAGATAGTGATTCAAGACACTTAGCGATCGAGAGTCACTCTATTGATATTACAGGTGGTTCATTAGGTCAGATGACACCACAACAAGTGAAAGAATCTCATAGAAACAAAGCACTTTCTGTACATACGTCGCCAAGTACAGAAACGCAATTTATGGGATTTAATCCACAGCATAAAATCTTACAAGATAAGACAATGCGAGAGGCGATTAGTAAAGCGATTAACACAGACGACCTATCGTCAGATAAGAAACTGAAGGGTCTATTTCAACAGAATGTTCAATACGTTAATGCTCACAATCAACCTGACCATGTTTACTCGCCTTCGACTTCTAAATCGTTAATCTGCTCTTTAGGTTATAAGATGAATAATGATGGTTATTTCGAAAAGGATGATCACATACTTTCACTTAAACTCGCACTCCAAACGGATGAATTTCCAGAATGGAAGACGAAAGCTGAAATCATGCAGCAAGACCTTAAAAAAGTAGGAATTAAACTCGATATTAATATTTTAGATTCACAAACGTATTATGAAACTTTAACGGTGCGTAAAGATTTTGATCTCATTTATTATCGTACATATACAAATGCGCTAATGCCATACAATTTCTTGAATGCACGTTTTAAACAAGATGGCTCACGCCCTGGCGTATTCGCAAACGATACAACCTTAACGTCTATGATTAAGCAATTTCCGACGATGATCAACATGCATGACCGACAACGCGCATTTAATAAACTATCGTCTTATATTGATCAGCAATATCTCATAGTTCCTATTTCATATCCTAATGAGACCTTTGTGACAAGTCCTAAAATCAGACAATTCGAGTTCTCAGGACAAACAGATGCACCAATAAATTACGATAAGTTGAAGGTGTCTAATAATGACTAA